The window AGCGGTTCGTACGGGTCCCCTACCGGGGGCCCGTTCCACTCACCCGCCGGGCGCTCTTCGCCAGGGACGGCGGCCGCTGCATGTACTGCGGCGCCGCCGCGACCAGCGTCGACCATGTCATTCCACGCAGCCGTGGTGGCCAGCACGCCTGGGACAACGTGGTGGCGGCCTGCCGCCGCTGCAACCACGTCAAGGCCGACCGCCATCTGCCGGAGCTCGGCTGGCGGCTGCACCAACAGCCCGCGCCGCCGACCGGTCTCGCGTGGCGCATCATCGGGACGGGGCACAGGGACCCGCGATGGCTGCCGTACCTGCAACCGTTCGGCGCGGACGACGCAATGGCCCGGATCGATGGCATTTCAGCCTGACGATCCGGGCTTCTGCGTCTCCAGAGGGGTGCGGATCCGCGGAGCGCCACGCGCTACGTGAACCGCAGCTCCGCGGGGTGCGCCGCGCGCCGCAGCAGCGGCAGCGATGTCGCCGCGGCCAGCAGGCATGCGGCGTACACCACCACAGGTACGAGCAGCGGGAGCATCGAGGGCACGGAGCCGGGTGCAGCGAGGGCGGCGTACGCGAGGTGGACCGCCATGCCCCCGATGCCTGCGAGCAGGACCGCGGGGGCCAGTGGGAGCGCGGTCTCCAGGAGGAGAGTCCTGGCCAGCACCGCGTGCGGTACTCCGGCCGCGGCCTGGGCGGCGAGTCCTCTACGGCGAGTGGCAAGGGACTCGGCGGTGCCCACGGCGAGGCCGAAGAGGCTGATGACCAGGGCCACCAGGACGGCGGCCCCGGCGAGGTCGATACCGGTGGTGTAGAAATCGAGGTCGTCCGCCGAGTAGTCGCCCCCGCGCAACCCGGCGAGCAGCACTTCCCGTACCCCCACGAAGGCCACGCCGACGACGGTCACCAGCAGCAGTGCGGCATGGGTACGCGCGGCGGCCCACGGGTCGTCCCTGAGGCGGCCCGCGGCGATCAGTACCGCGGGACTTTTCGCACGGACCGTCAGCCGTCGGCCCATGAAGGCGGCCGAGGCCCCGGCCGCCCAGACCGCACCGGCTCCGGTGAGGAACACCACGGCGAACACCAGCAGCGGGAACGACGCCGCGTCGAGGCCGCTGCCCTGGAGGACGAGGAGGAAAGCCGCCGCGGCGATCAGCACCGTCGGAATCAGGAGCGCGAGCAGCGTCCGGTGCCCGCGCTCCGGCCGTACCCGGCGTACCCAGCCGAGCGGCGAGGCGACGACGCGGCGCAGTGCGAGCGCGCTCACCAGTGCGGCGACCACCGGCACGACGACAACGACCACCACGAAAGCCGCCCAGGCCGACGGGGGCGGTGTGTGGCCGGAGCCGGTGAGGACTGCGGCGAAGACGGCGAATCCGCCGACCGATCCCGCCAGACACGCCAACGCGGACTCCAGTGCGGAGATGCGCCGCACCTGCGCGGGTGACGCCCCGGCGAGCCGCAGCCCGGCCATCCGCCGGTCGCGGTGCACGGCGCCGATGCGGGCGCACTGGCCGAGGAAACCGAGCACTGGGACGAGCAGGAGCAGCAGCGTGACCACCACACCGGCGCGCTGGCCGGGCTGGTTCAGCAGGCCGTGCCCGTACGGGATGGAGACCTGCCCCGAGACAGCGGCGACTGCGATCGCCGCGAGGGCGAAGCCCGTGGCGAGCAGGGCGCCCACCGCGGTGAGCGAGATCCGCCACCACTCACGGCGGTCGGAGCCGCGCGTCAGGATCCAGGCGATGCGGGCGTCAGCCTTCATGGTGAGCGACCTCCTGGGCGGTGAACTGCGCCGTGCCGGAGTGGACGGCCCCGTCCCGCAGCCACACCTCCCGGTCCGCGTACGCCGCGATCTGTGCGTCATGTGTGATCAACAGCACCGCGGTGCCGGACTCGCGGGCGGCGTGCACCAGAGCGGTCATCACCTGCTCCCCGGCGAGCGAGTCGAGCGCGCCGGTCGGCTCGTCCGCGAAGACGGCCTTCGGCCCCGTCACCAACGCCCGTGCCAGTGCGACCCGTTGACTCTGGCCGCCACTCAGCTCGCCCGGCCGCAGACAGGCCTGTTCGCGCACGCCGAAGCGCTCCAGCCACTCGTCCGCCCGACTCTGCGCCTCGGCGCGTGCGGTCCCCGCGAGCAGCAGGGGCAGCGCCACGTTGTCGAGCGCGGTGAGCTCGGGGATCAGCTGCCCGAACTGGAACACCACGCCGAAGTCGGTTCGCCGCAGCTCGCTGAGGCGCGCCTCCGGCATCCGGTCGAGCCGCTCCTGTCCGTACGAGACCGAACCCTCGTCGGGACGGACGATCCCGGCCAGGCAGTGCAGCAGCGTGGACTTTCCGCTGCCGCTGGCGCCGGTGACGGCGAGAATCTCACCTGCGTGGAGGTCGACCGACGCGCCGCGCAGCGCCTGGGCGGCTCTCCCGTACGACTTCTTCAGGCCTGTGGCCGTGAGCAGGGGCGCTGTCGCCCGGGAGGGCTGCTCGGGTTGCGTACTCATGCTGTGTCGACCTCCGCGGTCAGGGTGGCGAGACGGGTCGCTGTGGTGGTCATCCACCGCACGTCGGCGTCCAGATGGGCGAGGGCGTAGTCGGCGGAGAGCACCGTGCTGAGGTCGGTGCCCGGCGTTGTCTTGAGTTCGGTCAGTTCGCGCATGCGCGCCATGTGGGCGGCACGCTGGGCCTGGAGGTACGCGGCTGCGTCGGACGTGCGGTCACCGCCACCGGCGGCAGCCGCGACCAGGATCGAGACGACGACCTTGGCGAAGATCTCGTTCGTCACGAAAGGCGCCGGCGGGGTGACCTCGTCGGCCCACCTGGCGAGTTCGCGTGACCCTTCGGCCGTGGAGCGGTAGAGGGTGCGCTCGGGGCCACCGTCGGAATCGGTGCCTTCGACGGCGGCCAGACCGTCACGCACCAGGCGTTGCAGGGTGGTGTAGACCTGCCCGTAGGCCAGTGGGCGGGCCTGCGGGAAGCGTTCGTCGTACCGCCGTTTGAGGTCGTAGCCGTGTCTGGAACCTCCGGCGAGCAGTCCCAGAAGGACATGGCGGGTGCTCATGAGGCGGACTATATACTCGGTATATGTACTGAGTGAATACTTGACGGTGGGCAACTACCGCAGGAGTGGTGAACCACTCGTGTTTCAGGGGAGTTCGTGCCGGACGCGTGCGGCTACTCCGCGACGGCGTACGCCTCCACCGACCAGAGCGAGTAGCCGAACTCGGTGCCCCGGCCGTCGCCCTGAATCCTGAGGAAACGGGTGTCCTTCGCGTCCATCCGGACGGACTCGCGGCCGCCCTTGCCGTCCCGGACGGTCGCCGCCGTACGCCAGGTGCGGCCGTCCGCGGAGACCTGAACGCGGTAGCGGGAGGCGTACGCGTCCTGCCACTGCAGCACCACCTGGCCGATCCTGGCGGGCTCCGCCAGCTCCGCCTGCCACCAGGCGCCGTCCTCGGCCGGGGACGACCAGCGGGTGGTGGGATCGCCGTCGGAGGCGGCCGTGGCCGGGAAGTCCGGGGTCTCGTCGCCGGACGAGGAGGCGGTGGCGGTGCGGACCAGGTCGGGGCCGGCGGTGCGCGGGTAGGCCCGGACGGTGAGGGTGCTCTCCTCGCCACCGAATCTGAAGGGCACCTCGTACTCGCCGGCCGGGGTGTTCGCCGGGACCGTGATCTCCACCGGGACGTCGGTACGGGACCCGCGCGGCACCGTCGTCCGACCGGGGACGGACACCTTGATGCCCTTCGGGGCCTTCGCGGTGAGTGCGCCGCGCACCGCGGTGGGGCGGCGGGCGGCGAGCCGTGCCTGGACCCGCTGCGGCCTGCCGCCGATCTCCGCGTCGGTCTCGCCGCGTACGAGATCGAGCCAGGCGGCGGGTTCGTCGCCGAACCACGGCACGAGGGCGCGTACCCGGGGGGCTTCGGGTGCGGTGACGGTTCCGGAGACGATCGGCGGCAGCGTGCCCGCGCTCGCGCCCGGGGCCGTCGCCAAGGAGCCCGTGGGCCAGATCAGCCGGATCGCGTCGGTTCTGAGGCCCTCGGCCGCGGTCTGGGTCCAGCCGGTCCGCGACACCGGGCCGAGGCTGCGCCAGCCCTCGCCCGGCACATGGGCCTGCAGCGTCGCGTCCGCCCCCACCCCGGGAACGGTCATCGCGGTCACGGCCTCCATCGGGCGCGCGCGTTTCAGCCGGACCGTATAGCTGCCCGGGGCCTCGGTCACCGTTCCGGCGTCCCGGTCCGCGCCGGTCCACGCGTCGGCCTCCTTGCGCACCCGGTCCAGGAACGGATCGAGGACACCCTTGCCGACCGTCGCGCCGCTCGCCCCGGTGGCCTTCTGCAGCGGCTCCAGCGCCAGCGACGCCTTCCATGCGGCCGCGCCGTCGCCGCGCGCCTGGGCCTGCAGCAGATCGACGGCGAGCTCGCCCGCCCGGCCGTACCGGGCCAACTGCTCGGTCCACGGCCTTACTTCGTCGTCGAGTCGCCCGTCCGCCGGGCCCTTCAGCCGCTGCGGTGCCTCGCGCATCACCGTGAACGCGGCCCGCAGCTCGCGCGCCGCGTCCGCCTGTGCCGTCGCGTTCGTCGTCGTACGGGACTTCCAGAACGCGGCCAGAAGCGGCTGCAGATACGCCGACTCGTCGCCGCCCAGCACGGACGTCGCACTGTTCCGGGCCAGCGCACGCAGCGCCTCCCGGGCCCCCGCGTCATCGCCCGCCAGATCGTCGATCGCCGCCTGCCAGGACTCCTGCGGCAGGTAACCCTTCGGGTTCCAGGCGAAGTCGGCCGCGGTGAACAGCGGGATGCGGGACGCGGACGGCTGCTCCATCGCATTGGCGAGCAGCGCCGCCGAGCCCATCGCGACCGCAGGGTCCCGGCCGGTGTACGGGCCGAGGAAGATACGGTCCTGCGCGTAGTCGTTGACCGGGTAGTTGTCCATCGTGACGAGCGGATGCCGGAACGTGGCGCGCGCACCGGCCAGTTCCCGGCCGGTGATGGTCCTCGGTACGACGCCGACCCCGGTCCAGGCGATCTGCACCCGGTCGTCCAGCTCCTTGGCGAGCGCGGTCCGGTAGTCCGTGGCCCCGTCCTGGTAGAACTCCGTCGGCATCACCGACAGCGGCTCCGAGCCCGGATGCCGCTGCGCGAGGTGCCGGGCGACCTCGCTGGCGACCCGCGCCTGCGCCCTCGCCGCCGCCTCCGGGCCGCTGCCGAACGTGGCGGCGTCGTTGTCGCAGTGCCATTCGCTGTAGCTGACGTCCTGGAACTGGAGCTGGAAGACGCGCACGCCCAGCGCCCACATCGCGTCGATCTTCCGGGTCAGCGCCTTCACATCGCCGTCGGAGGACATGCACATGGCCTGGCCGGGGGCGACCGCCCAGCCGAGGGTCACGTGCCGGGCGCGGGCCCGTTCGGCCAGCGCCCGGAAGTCGGCGCGCCGCTCGGCAGGGTACGGATCGCGCCAGCGGGCCTGCCGGTACGGGTCGTCGCCCGCCGCGTAGAGGTACCGGTTCTGCTTCGTACGCCCCATGAAGTCGATCTGCGCGAGCCGCTCCTCGCGCGTCCACGGCTGCCCGTAGAACCCCTCGGTCATTCCGCGTACGGCGGTGCCCGGCCAGTCCCGCACGGAGACCCCGGCGACGCTCCCGTTCCGGACCAGCTGGCGCAGCGTCTGCACGGCGTGGAACAGGCCGTCGTCGCCGACACCGTCCAGGGCGACGGTGGAGCGGCCCGCGACCGTGCCGACCGCGATCCGGTAGCCGCCGGACGGCAGATCGGCGCGCTCGGGGGCGCGCAGCGTGCGCAGGGCGTCCTGCGCGCCGTCGCCGCCGAGCCGGATGACCGGCCCGCGTCCCGGCAGCGCCTCGTGCACGGTCCGCACGCCCGCGTCGCGCAGCACCTGCCTGGCGGCGTCGACGGCGTACGGATCGGCGTGCGCGCCGGCGACGAGGGTCACCTCGGTGGAGAGCGGTACGGCCGTCCCGGCCGCCTTGATGGTCTGTGGCCGCGGCCACACGGTGGGCAGCGCGTCCTCGTCGGTACGGTCGGGTGTGGTGACGGCGGGGGAGCCGGGGTCCGACGGCGCCGCGAAGGCGGCCGGGGTCCCGGTGGAGAGCAGTCCGCCGAGCACGGCGACAGCGACGGCCGTCGCGTGCTTTCTGTGCCTGAGCCGCATGCCGTACTCCCTCGCTCCCACCGATGGGCTCCGAGCCCACCACCCCACGCGCGAGGGTGTCAATGTGTGTGGCCGTTGTGCCGTATTTGCCCGTTGTGGCGGATGGGGCGGGGTGTCGGGGGCGAACGGCGGGGCCGCAGCAGAGACGGCGTCGAATGGCCGAATACGGCGGACAACTTGCGGGTAACTGGCCGCTGGGGAACGGAATGTGACCCGGAGCACGTTGAAGTCGTTGTCGTAACGCCTATGTCTGCGGCTGCGTCCGCTGGGTAGGCCTGCTGTGTCCAGTTCTCCACGGCCAGGAGGCCGCCATGCCCGCTGCCGCGCAGCTTCTGCTCTCCGCCCTGTCCAAACAGGTGCCGGGCCCCGGACCGTTGACCGGTGAGCCCGCGTTCGCCGACGCCATACCCCTGACGAGCGAGCCGCCGCTCGCCGATGCCGCACCCCTGACCAGCGAGCCGCCGCTCGCCGTCATCGCCCCACTGACCAGCGAGCCGACCGCCCCCGGCGCTGCGCGGGGCACGGAGTCCCCAGGAGTCTGAATGGGCTTGTCCCGGCTCGCCGCACTGCACGGCGTCGCCACCTCCTACGCGCCGTCCGCGGATGTCACGGTGTCAGTTCCCGACGACACGGTCGTCGCCGTGCTCGCCGCGCTCGGCGTGGACGCCGCCACCCCTGAAGCGGTGCGGGAATCGCTTGCCGCCGCCGAGGCGGTGGCCGCCTCCCGGCTGCTCCCGCCCACCCTGGTGGTGTGGTCGGGGGAGCCGCTGCCGGCCGCCCTGACCGCCCTGCGGCCCGGCACGACGCTGGAGATCGAGCCCGAGGACGCCGCCGGTTCGTCCCCCACGCCGCGGATGCGGGTGCCGAGCGGACGACCGGATCCGGCCGTTTCGGCGACGGCCGGCACGGTCGTCGGTGCTGCCGCCGACCCGGTCTCCGCCCGAGCCTTCGACGCGGCCGCCCTTGGGGCGGCGCCTCCTGGGACGGCCCCCGTCGGGACGGCTGTCGGAACCGGCAAACCCGGTTCCGCTCCCGGTGCACCCGCCCCGACCCCCGCCTGGTGGACCGAACCCCCGCTCGGGGTGCACCGGTTGACCGCCCGTGCCCAGGACGGCCGCACCATGACCACCACCCTGATCGTGGCCCCGGCCCGGGTGCCCCAGCCGCCACGGCGCACCCACGGCTTCCTCGTCCAGCTCTACTCCCTGCTCTCCGGCCGCTCCTGGGGCATGGGCGACCTCGGTGACCTCGCCGATCTCGCCGCCTGGTCGGGGCGGACCCTCGGCGCCGGGTTCGTACAGGTGAACCCGCTGCACGCCGCCGTGCCGGGCACACCCACCGACCCGTCGCCGTACCGTCCGTCCTCGCGCCGCTTCCCCGACCCCGTCCATCTGCATGTCGAGTCGATCCCGGAGTACGGGCACGTACCGGACCGGGCGGCCCTCGACGACCTGCGGCAGAGCGCTGAAACACTGAGCGACACCGTCTTGAACAAGGGCGCGCTGATCGACCGGGACGCCGTCTGGGAGCTCAAGCGTCAGGCTCTCGAACTCGTACGGGAGGTGCCGCTGACCCCGGGCCGGCGCGCCGCGTACTGCGACTTCCTCGCCGCCCAGGGGCAGGCCCTGGAGGACCACGCCCTGTGGTGCGCCCTCGCGGAGGTGCACGGCTCGGACTGGCACGCCTGGCCGTCCGCACTGCGCGACCCCCGCTCCCCGCAGGTCGCCCGCGCGCGTGCCGAACTGCTCGACCGGGTGGACTTCCACTGCCGGCTCGCCTGGCTGACCGACGACCAGCTCGCCGCGGCCCAGAGCGTCGCGAGGGACGCCGGGATGGCCGTCGGCATCGTCCACGACCTCGCCGTCGGCGTGCACCCCGGCGGCGCCGACGCCTGGGCCCAGCAGGACGCCTTCGCGCACGGCATGTCGGTCGGCGCGCCCCCGGACGCCTTCAACGCGCGCGGTCAGGACTGGGGGCTGCCCCCGTGGCGCCCCGACGTCCTCGCCGCGTCCGGCTACGCCCCGTACCGGGGGCTGCTGCGCGGCCTGCTCGCCCACGCCGGCGCCCTGCGCATCGATCACGTCATGGGCCTGTTCCGGCTCTGGTGGGTCCCCGAGGGAAGACCGCCCACCGAGGGCACGTACGTCAGCCATGACGCCGAGGCGATGCTCGCCGTCCTCGTCCTGGAGGCGCACCGGGCCGGTGCGGTCGTCATAGGGGAGGACCTCGGCACGGTCGAACCGGGCGTACGCGAGTCGCTCGCCCGGCGCGGAGTGCTCGGCACCTCCGTGCTCTGGTTCGAGCGCGACTGGACGGGCACCGGCCGCCCGCTGCCCCCGGAGCGCTGGCGGGAAGGTTGCCTCGCCACCGCCACGACCCACGACCTGCCGTCCACCGCCGCCCGGCTGACCGGCGACCATG is drawn from Streptomyces sp. NBC_01717 and contains these coding sequences:
- the malQ gene encoding 4-alpha-glucanotransferase, with the protein product MGLSRLAALHGVATSYAPSADVTVSVPDDTVVAVLAALGVDAATPEAVRESLAAAEAVAASRLLPPTLVVWSGEPLPAALTALRPGTTLEIEPEDAAGSSPTPRMRVPSGRPDPAVSATAGTVVGAAADPVSARAFDAAALGAAPPGTAPVGTAVGTGKPGSAPGAPAPTPAWWTEPPLGVHRLTARAQDGRTMTTTLIVAPARVPQPPRRTHGFLVQLYSLLSGRSWGMGDLGDLADLAAWSGRTLGAGFVQVNPLHAAVPGTPTDPSPYRPSSRRFPDPVHLHVESIPEYGHVPDRAALDDLRQSAETLSDTVLNKGALIDRDAVWELKRQALELVREVPLTPGRRAAYCDFLAAQGQALEDHALWCALAEVHGSDWHAWPSALRDPRSPQVARARAELLDRVDFHCRLAWLTDDQLAAAQSVARDAGMAVGIVHDLAVGVHPGGADAWAQQDAFAHGMSVGAPPDAFNARGQDWGLPPWRPDVLAASGYAPYRGLLRGLLAHAGALRIDHVMGLFRLWWVPEGRPPTEGTYVSHDAEAMLAVLVLEAHRAGAVVIGEDLGTVEPGVRESLARRGVLGTSVLWFERDWTGTGRPLPPERWREGCLATATTHDLPSTAARLTGDHVTLRHRLGLLTHTLEQEQAEDATDTATWLGLLARLGLLPEGEGDEEGAVRAVHRFLLRTPARMVGVWLPDTVGDRRPQNLPGTWDQYPNWRLPVADAEGHPVTLEELASSPRLHHLMEVLKPVDGHPKEQSKPRTAPPGARRS
- a CDS encoding FtsX-like permease family protein, translated to MKADARIAWILTRGSDRREWWRISLTAVGALLATGFALAAIAVAAVSGQVSIPYGHGLLNQPGQRAGVVVTLLLLLVPVLGFLGQCARIGAVHRDRRMAGLRLAGASPAQVRRISALESALACLAGSVGGFAVFAAVLTGSGHTPPPSAWAAFVVVVVVVPVVAALVSALALRRVVASPLGWVRRVRPERGHRTLLALLIPTVLIAAAAFLLVLQGSGLDAASFPLLVFAVVFLTGAGAVWAAGASAAFMGRRLTVRAKSPAVLIAAGRLRDDPWAAARTHAALLLVTVVGVAFVGVREVLLAGLRGGDYSADDLDFYTTGIDLAGAAVLVALVISLFGLAVGTAESLATRRRGLAAQAAAGVPHAVLARTLLLETALPLAPAVLLAGIGGMAVHLAYAALAAPGSVPSMLPLLVPVVVYAACLLAAATSLPLLRRAAHPAELRFT
- a CDS encoding PadR family transcriptional regulator, which encodes MSTRHVLLGLLAGGSRHGYDLKRRYDERFPQARPLAYGQVYTTLQRLVRDGLAAVEGTDSDGGPERTLYRSTAEGSRELARWADEVTPPAPFVTNEIFAKVVVSILVAAAAGGGDRTSDAAAYLQAQRAAHMARMRELTELKTTPGTDLSTVLSADYALAHLDADVRWMTTTATRLATLTAEVDTA
- a CDS encoding ABC transporter ATP-binding protein; its protein translation is MSTQPEQPSRATAPLLTATGLKKSYGRAAQALRGASVDLHAGEILAVTGASGSGKSTLLHCLAGIVRPDEGSVSYGQERLDRMPEARLSELRRTDFGVVFQFGQLIPELTALDNVALPLLLAGTARAEAQSRADEWLERFGVREQACLRPGELSGGQSQRVALARALVTGPKAVFADEPTGALDSLAGEQVMTALVHAARESGTAVLLITHDAQIAAYADREVWLRDGAVHSGTAQFTAQEVAHHEG
- a CDS encoding beta-N-acetylglucosaminidase domain-containing protein, with product MRLRHRKHATAVAVAVLGGLLSTGTPAAFAAPSDPGSPAVTTPDRTDEDALPTVWPRPQTIKAAGTAVPLSTEVTLVAGAHADPYAVDAARQVLRDAGVRTVHEALPGRGPVIRLGGDGAQDALRTLRAPERADLPSGGYRIAVGTVAGRSTVALDGVGDDGLFHAVQTLRQLVRNGSVAGVSVRDWPGTAVRGMTEGFYGQPWTREERLAQIDFMGRTKQNRYLYAAGDDPYRQARWRDPYPAERRADFRALAERARARHVTLGWAVAPGQAMCMSSDGDVKALTRKIDAMWALGVRVFQLQFQDVSYSEWHCDNDAATFGSGPEAAARAQARVASEVARHLAQRHPGSEPLSVMPTEFYQDGATDYRTALAKELDDRVQIAWTGVGVVPRTITGRELAGARATFRHPLVTMDNYPVNDYAQDRIFLGPYTGRDPAVAMGSAALLANAMEQPSASRIPLFTAADFAWNPKGYLPQESWQAAIDDLAGDDAGAREALRALARNSATSVLGGDESAYLQPLLAAFWKSRTTTNATAQADAARELRAAFTVMREAPQRLKGPADGRLDDEVRPWTEQLARYGRAGELAVDLLQAQARGDGAAAWKASLALEPLQKATGASGATVGKGVLDPFLDRVRKEADAWTGADRDAGTVTEAPGSYTVRLKRARPMEAVTAMTVPGVGADATLQAHVPGEGWRSLGPVSRTGWTQTAAEGLRTDAIRLIWPTGSLATAPGASAGTLPPIVSGTVTAPEAPRVRALVPWFGDEPAAWLDLVRGETDAEIGGRPQRVQARLAARRPTAVRGALTAKAPKGIKVSVPGRTTVPRGSRTDVPVEITVPANTPAGEYEVPFRFGGEESTLTVRAYPRTAGPDLVRTATASSSGDETPDFPATAASDGDPTTRWSSPAEDGAWWQAELAEPARIGQVVLQWQDAYASRYRVQVSADGRTWRTAATVRDGKGGRESVRMDAKDTRFLRIQGDGRGTEFGYSLWSVEAYAVAE
- a CDS encoding HNH endonuclease, with the protein product MPHVLVLNASYEPLGVVPLRRALVLVLENKAICLEESGAFMHSATRAVPAPSVVRLKRFVRVPYRGPVPLTRRALFARDGGRCMYCGAAATSVDHVIPRSRGGQHAWDNVVAACRRCNHVKADRHLPELGWRLHQQPAPPTGLAWRIIGTGHRDPRWLPYLQPFGADDAMARIDGISA